One region of Parambassis ranga chromosome 21, fParRan2.1, whole genome shotgun sequence genomic DNA includes:
- the itprid2 gene encoding protein ITPRID2 isoform X5, whose translation MESGAVGVEASAAPQGGSSGQVPNKIASWLSECRTPLGASLDEQSASPSRGALRNGCSFEDDLSLGAEANHLLSSNNKAESCLGFAADQKRSQYKERGRSMNSTGSGKSSTVSSFSEVFEQSEEQPVDILLTLRVSELLDLYEEDPEEILLNLGFGREEPDLSSKIPSRFFNSTSSARGIDIKVYLKAQLQRTELENPNYALTSRFRQIEVLTTVANEFFQLYSQVSGHPVQCISSKDQGEEAGEPEGGEEKTPPLKRNNSAVAKLLKKTISKHHLLANTPELSEAQTPNQHPQLNGHAPSEHAHTNGHAGPEQDGCRTDSDHQMETVSQKHIRKKDFSLATVTEETNGDVELIEDSPEQSSTGPEHHSESANLQNQRTEEEGAPVVKEENNLTSTPEKPVPTLAPPQLAQLRTETADSFDMEEIQSNEDEALPSRLSRSSDLLRTVSQQSDSSGFAEEPSVDCNSCFKIQESSDSCDSETTVTSHPSQDVATPHALDQPAFILPDGQEEVAAPGEDGGRSKDEEVPKDSSEQIPQYTAHHLPRSRPAREQEDPKPETVQNMSAAVQDSQQEPEGTQDQSSAQEPEQTQNLSETAAGTSLPTEGASAEDKVDGSDSLCPVAPPSPVLSALNRAKRNQLSQMGQQGEPQSSESLQTPGRGRGRRGTIPLQRSSSLPSSLLSPSRVVSSVRIQFGQGHASCTRPRYSYKYTHEDGEEEEDKEEEEDEEEQERTSICLSTLLINPASSSNKKTTTAIPPKPIPRYLMRSSYSLQSSSPPPDWSPGGHAHSWSTQSVPDLSSNQQQPVQFQQNLSANQNQQGWNPGQMMSPNPNRSAQFSDHSPNPSPSFNTSPYPCNLQYPSTLHPYTSLPNLLHPHNPSLNHHSSLTSLHHPATSPVPPHGSLSNLHQASASAVPHHIGLSHSHPGSPPVPLHGYGHPYSHPSLYHPTPHGLPFASPYLGYPGYTMNPHFPHPFPQYPPLAPEHSLHPGLVPAAPGFLSGLGSPLGPGLTHTPAAASGPGLSQGTSSTEMQLRRVLHEIKGTVQSLNQNQADTPDAFSEHRGSLPNHQSLAEFQQKRRSLNLFRSQMMDLELSIIRQQALVYKHLSPADRLEVEQLQSLRSAVREELQELEQQLEDRLIELTHNARRRGLHKDGSVDSLSTTSALRAMEPMSDLLREQLFLQSELSYGGHTPSTNPSSRASSPVRGRGGGGGGDGEHKQGVYRASININPVPPPRPVTLTEEEEEEDDEEEEGQRDSGGAAAEEEVEKARGGEAPAVEGLKVDNLQQLIREIRESVAQEVRREIYSELMAAVVPRQHPL comes from the exons TTTTTCAGAGGTGTTCGAGCAGTCAGAAGAGCAGCCAGTGGACATCCTTCTTACCCTGCG tgtgtcAGAGTTGCTGGACCTGTACGAGGAAGACCCCGAGGAGATCCTCTTGAATCTGGGTTTTGGTCGAGAAGAACCTGATCTGTCCTCCAAGATCCCATCCAGGTTCTTCAACAGCACCTCCTCAGCACGAGGCATCGACATCAAG GTCTACCTGAAAGCTCAGCTGCAGCGCACAGAACTGGAGAACCCCAACTACGCTCTGACAA gCCGTTTCCGTCAGATCGAGGTCTTGACGACGGTTGCTAACGAGTTCTTCCAGCTCTACAGTCAGGTTTCTGGACACCCTGTCCAATGCATCAGCTCCAAGGACCAAG gagaagaagcaggagaACCAGAAGGAGGTGAAGAGAAAACCCCTCCCCTGAAGAGGAATAACTCAGCTGTTGCCAAATTGCTCAAGAAAACCATCAGCAAACACCACCTGCTGGCAAACACCCCCGAGCTGTCCGAAGCACAGACGCCTAACCAGCACCCGCAGCTGAACGGACACGCCCCCTCTGAGCACGCACACACCAACGGTCACGCTGGCCCGGAACAGGACGGATGCAGAACGGACTCTGACCACCAGATGGAGACTGTTAGCCAGAAACACATCCGCAAAAAAGACTTTTCCCTGGCAACGGTCACCGAGGAAACCAATGGGGATGTAGAGCTGATAGAAGACAG TCCTGAACAGAGCAGCACCGGACCAGAGCATCATTCAGAGTCAGCTAACCTTCAGAATCAGAGAACCGAAGAGGAGGGAGCTCCGGTGGTCAAAGAGGAGAACAACCTGACCTCCACCCCAGAGAAACCTGTTCCCACCTTGGCCCCGCCTCAGCTGGCCCAGCTCCGCACAGAAACCGCAGATTCTTTCGATATGGAGGAG aTTCAGAGTAACGAAGATGAAGCTCTACCATCCAGACTGTCCAGATCCAGTG ACTTGTTGAGGACAGTCAGTCAGCAGTCAGACAGCAGTGGTTTTGCTGAGGAGCCCTCTGTTGACTGCAACAGCTGCTTCAAG ATACAGGAAAGCAGCGACAGCTGTGACAGTGAGACCACTGTGACCTCGCATCCTTCACAAGATGTGGCCACGCCTCATGCTCTGGACCAGCCTGCATTTATTCTGCCAGATGGCCAAGAGGAAGTGGCGGCGCCTGGTGAGGATGGTGGCAGGTCCAAGGATGAAGAGGTGCCTAAAGACAGCTCAGAGCAGATTCCACAGTACACGGCTCACCATCTTCCCAGGAGCAGACCAGCAAGGGAGCAGGAGGACCCAAAACCAGAGACAGTTCAGAATATGTCCGCAGCTGTGCAAGATTCACAACAGGAACCAGAAGGCACCCAGGATCAGTCTTCAGCACAAGAACCAGAACAAACGCAGAACCTGTCCGAGACTGCAGCAGGCACAAGTCTGCCCACAGAGGGAGCGTCCGCTGAGGACAAAGTAGATGGTTCTGATTCACTTTGTCCTGTCGCTCCACCGTCCCCAGTTCTCAGTGCTCTAAACCGAGCCAAACGGAACCAGTTGAGTCAGATGGGCCAGCAGGGCGAACCCCAGAGCAGCGAATCACTCCAAACTCCAGGAAGAGGGCGAGGAAGACGTGGCACCATTCCCCTGCAGAGGTCGTCCTCCCTGCCGTCCTCGCTCCTCTCACCCTCCAGGGTCGTGTCTTCTGTCAGGATCCAGTTTGGACAAGGCCATGCATCCTGCACCAGACCAAGGTACTCTTATAAATACACCCatgaagatggagaggaggaggaagataaggaggaggaggaggacgaggaggagcaggaaagaACAAGCATCTGTCTGTCTACTCTGCTCATTAACCCTGCGTCCTCATCTAACAAAAAAACGACGACTGCCATTCCTCCTAAGCCCATCCCTCGCTACCTGATGCGGTCGTCCTATTCCCTGCAGAGCTCCAGCCCTCCTCCTGATTGGTCACCCGGAGGCCACGCCCACTCCTGGAGCACCCAGAGTGTTCCTGATCTCTCATccaatcagcagcagcctgtccagTTCCAGCAGAATTTGAGCGCCAACCAGAACCAGCAGGGTTGGAATCCAGGGCAGATGATGTCTCCTAATCCCAACCGGTCCGCTCAGTTCTCTGACCACAGCCCTAATCCTAGTCCCAGCTTCAACACCAGCCCATATCCCTGTAATCTGCAGTATCCCTCCACTCTCCATCCGTACACTAGTCTTCCTAACCTCCTTCACCCGCACAACCCCTCCTTAAACCACCATTCCAGTCTAACCAGTCTCCACCACCCTGCAACTTCCCCTGTACCCCCACACGGCAGCCTGTCCAACTTACATCAGGCCTCTGCGTCCGCAGTCCCTCACCACATCGGTCTGAGTCACTCACATCCTGGAAGTCCCCCGGTGCCCCTCCACGGGTACGGTCATCCGTACAGTCACCCATCACTGTACCATCCCACTCCTCACGGCCTGCCGTTCGCCTCGCCTTACCTTGGTTACCCAGGGTACACCATGAACCCACACTTCCCACATCCTTTCCCTCAGTATCCACCACTGGCTCCAGAACACAGTCTTCACCCAGGGCTTGTACCTGCTGCTCCGGGCTTCCTCTCAGGCCTTGGATCACCCCTTGGTCCAGGGCTCACACatactcctgctgctgcttcaggtcCAGGACTCAGCCAGGGCACGTCCAGCACCGAGATGCAGCTGAGGAGAGTTCTGCATGAGATCAAAGGAACGGTTCAGAGTCTGAACCAG AACCAAGCTGACACTCCGGATGCGTTCAGCGAACACAGAGGGAGTCTGCCCAACCACCAG tcTTTAGCTGAATTCCAGCAGAAGAGGCGGAGTCTGAACTTGTTCCGCAGTCAGATGATGGACCTGGAGCTGTCAATCATCCGACAGCAGGCCCTGGTCTACAAACACCTGAGCCCTGCAGACAg gctggAGGTGGAGCAGCTTCAGTCTCTGAGGTCGGCggtcagagaggagctgcaggagctggaaCAACAGCTGGAGGACAGGCTGATAGAGCTGACACACAACGCACGTCGTAGA GGTCTTCATAAAGACGGCAGTGTTGACAGTCTGTCCACCACCTCTGCACTGAGAGCCATGGAGCcg ATGTCGGACCTCCTCAGAGAGCAGCTCTTCCTCCAGTCAGAGCTCAGTTATGGTGGCCACACCCCGTCCACCAACCCCTCATCACGGGCCTCCAGTCCAGtccgaggaagaggaggaggaggaggaggagatggtgaGCATAAACAAGGAGTGTATCGAGCATCAATCAACATAAACCCTGTTCCCCCTCCTCGACCTGTTACactgactgaggaggaggaggaggaggacgacgaagaggaggaggggcagagggacagtggaggagcagcagcagaagaagaagtagaaaaagcaagaggaggagaagctccAGCTGTGGAGGGACTCAAAGTGGACaacctgcagcagctcatcagaGAG attcgAGAGAGCGTCGCGCAGGAGGTCCGACGGGAGATCTACAGCGAGCTGATGGCTGCTGTGGTGCCACGGCAACACCCCCTGTAG